The Agrococcus sp. SGAir0287 DNA window GCGCGCCGTCGCCGCCGGCATCGACGCCGTCGCCTCCATCGCCGAGGCCCCCACGACCGGCGCCGTCGTCGTCATGGTCGCCACCGGCGAGCAGCTGGATGCGCTCGTGACCCAGGCCGAGCAGGCCGGCGTCGCCGCCGACCGCCTCTGGATCGTCATGTCGACCGTCGGCCCCGCCGCCGTCGAGTCGGCGGGCGCGCGGCTGCAGGGGCTCGGCGCGCGCGTCGTCGACGCCCCCGTCACGGGCGGCGTCGCCCGCGCGACGACCGGCGAGCTCATCATCTTCGCCTCGGGCGCGCAGGCCGACCTCGACGAGGCCGCCGCCGTGCTCGCGCCGCTCGGCACCGTGCGCGTCGTCGGCGACGCGCTCGGCCAGGGCCAGGGCATCAAGGTCGTGAACCAGCACCTCTGCTCCGTGCACATCGTCGCCGCCGCGGAGGCGCTCGACCTCGGGCGGCGCCTCGGCCTCGACCCCGCCGCGGTGCTCGACCTCGTCGCCGGCGGCGCCGCCGGCTCGTGGATGCTGTCGGACCGCGGCCCCCGCATGCTCGAGGACGACCCGCAGGTCACCTCCACGATCGGCATCTTCGTGAAGGACTCGGGCCTCGTCGCCGAGGCGGCCGAGGCCGCCGGCGCCGAGGTGCCCGTGCTCGCCGCCGCGCGCGAGCGCTACCTCGCCGCCGCCGACGCCGGCCTCGACCGCGCCGACGACAGCCAGGTCATCCGCACGTACCAGACCCCCTCCCAGCACTAGCAGCACCTCCGGCGGCGCCGTCGCCGCCCCATCACCACCAGGAGCATCCATGTCCGCACCCACCGTCTCCGGCGCGACGCCGAAGAAGGACAACGCCGTGAAGGTGTCGCTCGCCTCGATGATCGGCACGGTCGTCGAGTCGTACGACTTCTTCATCTACGCGACGGCCGCCGCCACCTACTTCGGCACGGTCTTCTTCGCCACCGACGACCCCATCGTCGGCGCGCTGTACTCGTTCGCGACGCTCGCGATCGGCTTCCTCTTCCGCCCCATCGGCGGCTACCTCGCCGGCCACTTCGGCGACCGCATCGGCCGCAAGCGCGTGCTCATCTGGTCGCTCGTCGTCATGGGCGTCGTCACGACCCTCATCGGCGTGCTGCCGACGTTCGCGACCATCGGCATCGCCGCGCCGATCATGCTCATCGTGCTGCGCATCATCCAGGGCGTCGCCTACGGCGCCGAGTGGGGTGGCGCCGTGCTCATGGCCGTCGAGCACGCGCCCGAGCGTCGTCGTGGCTTCTTCGGCGCGCTGCCGCAGATCGGCATCCCCGGCGGCCTCCTGCTCGCCAACGGCGTCATCCTCGCCACGTCGGGCCTCCCGGGCGACTGGGCATGGCGCGTGCCCTTCCTCCTCGCCTCGGTCATGGTCATCATCGGCCTCTTCATCCGCCTCAAGGTCGCCGAGAGCCCCGCGTTCGAGGCCGTCAAGGAGCAGGGCGAGGTGCTGAAGGCGCCCGCGCTCGAGGCCATCAAGCAGGACTGGCGCTCGATCCTGCGCGTCATCGGACTGCGCCTCGCCGAGACCGGCGGCTACTACGTCACGACGTCGTTCGTCGTCTCCTACGTCGGCCTCGCGGCCATCACCGACTCGCGCAACGTGCTCGTCGGCACGCTCGTCGGCTCGGCCATCGGCCTCGTGAGCCACCTCGCGTACGGCGCATGGAGCGACCGCATCGGCCGCAAGAAGGTCTACCTCATCGGCTCGATCTTCACGATCGCGTTCGGCATCCCGATGTTCCTGCTCATCAACACCGGCTCGCTCGTCATGATCGTCGTCGCCGTCGCGCTGTCGCTCGTGCTGAGCCACGACCCGATCTTCGCCGTCGAGTCGAGCTGGTTCTCGGAGCTGTTCCCCGCGAATCGCCGCACGTCGGGCATCTCGCTCGGCTACAACGGCGCCGCGATCGTCGCCGGCTTCCTGCCCTTCATCGCCACGGCCGTCTACGGCGCCGTCGGATGGATGGGCCCGGCTCTGCTGTTCACGCTGCTCGGCGTCATCTCGACGGCCGTCGCCATCACGGCGCGCGAGACCGCGCCCGCGATCGTCGGTACCGCGAAGGCCGAGCAGCCCATCCTGGAGGGAGTCCGATGACCACCGTCGCACCCGCGACCACCCGGGCCGAGCGCCTCGCGCGGCTCGCCGAGCACGCCTTCAACGTGCGGATGCACGCGCTGCACATGGGCGAGGTGCAGGGCCAGGGCTACGTCGGCCAGGCGCTCGGCGCCGCCGACATGCTCACGGTCGCCTACATGGACCAGCTGCGCTACGACGTCGCCGACGAGCACTGGGAGGGGCGCGACCGCTTCCTGCTCTCGACCGGCCACTACGCGATCGGCCTCTACGCGGCGCTCGCCGAGGCGGGCATCGTTCCGCTGGAGGAGCTCGAGACGTACGGCTCCGACGACTCGCGTCTGCCGATGTCGGGCATGGCGTCGTACACGCCCGGCATGGAGATCTCGGGCGGCTCGCTCGGCCACGGCCTCACGGTCGCGGTCGGCATGGCGCTCGGCCTGCGCCACCGCGGGCTCGTCGAGCAGCGCGTCGTGAACTTCCTCTCCGACGGCGAGCTCGACGAGGGCTCGACGTGGGAGGCCGCGATGGGCGCCGCCCACCACCGCCTCGGCAACCTCCTCGCGCTCGTCGACATGAACGCGCTGCAGGCCGACGGCCCCGCGCAGGGCGTGCTGCGCACCGAGCCCGTGCTCGAGAAGTGGCAGGCGTTCGGATGGCACGCCATCCGCGTCGACGGCAACGACCTCGGTGCGCTCGTGGATGCGTTCGACGAGGCCCGCTCGGTCGCGCAGCCCGAGGGGCAGCCGCAGGTCATCATCTGCGACACGAAGGTCGGCTCCGGCGTCGAGCTGCTCGAGCAGCGGGAGAAGGCGCACTTCATGCGCATCGAGGAGCACGAGTGGGCGATCTGCCGCGAGCAGCTCACCGCCCGCTACGAGGCAGCCAAGGAGGCAGCACGATGAGCACCACGGCAGCGCCCAAGCTGAAGACGAGCGCGATGATCGCGTCGTTCGCGGATCCCGGCCAGAAGACGGCGCCCGCGCCGTTCGGCCACGCGCTCGCGAGGGCCGCGGAGCAGGACGAGCGCATCGTCGGCCTCACCGCCGACCTCGGCAAGTACACCGACATGCACATCTTCGCCCAGGCGCATCCGGACCGGTACTTCCAGATGGGCATGAGCGAGCAGCTGCTCTTCGGCGCCGCCGCGGGCATGGCGGAGGCTGGGCTCACTCCCTTCGCGTCCACCTACTCGGTGTTCGCCGCGCGTCGTGCGTACGACTTCATCTGCCTCGACATCGCCGAGCCGAACCTCAACGTCAACGTCGTCGGCGGCCTCCCCGGCCTCACGACCGGGTACGGTCCGAGCCACCAGGCGACGGAGGACATGGCGATCTTCCGCGGCATGCCGAACCTCACGATCGTCGACCCGTGCGACTCGATCGACATCGAGCAGGCCGTGCCGCAGCTCGCCGCCTCCGACGGCCCCACCTACTTGCGCCTGCTGCGCGGCAAGGTGCCGACGGTGCTCGACGAGTACGACTACGCGTTCGAGCTCGGCAAGGCCAAGGTGCTGCGCGGCGGCGCCGACGTCGTGCTCGTCTCGTCGGGCCTCATGACGATGCGGGCGCTGCAGGCGGCAGAGCTGCTCGCGGCGCACAAGGTCGACGTGGCCGTCGTGCACGCGCCGACGATCAAGCCGCTCGACGTCGACACGATCGTCGCGGAGCTCGACACCCCCCGCCTCGCGGTGACGCTCGAGAACCACTCGGTCGTCGGCGGGCTCTTCGAGTCGGTCGCCTCGGCGCTCGTGCGCCGCGGCGTCACGCGGCGCGTCGTGCCCGTGGGCCTGCCGGACGCATTCCTCGACGCCGGCGCCCTGCCGACGCTGCACGACCGCTACGGTCTGTCGAAGGAGAAGGTCGTCGAGACGGTGCTCGCCGAGCTCGGCTGACCCGCACTCCACCGGACCGCGGC harbors:
- a CDS encoding transketolase, with the translated sequence MTTVAPATTRAERLARLAEHAFNVRMHALHMGEVQGQGYVGQALGAADMLTVAYMDQLRYDVADEHWEGRDRFLLSTGHYAIGLYAALAEAGIVPLEELETYGSDDSRLPMSGMASYTPGMEISGGSLGHGLTVAVGMALGLRHRGLVEQRVVNFLSDGELDEGSTWEAAMGAAHHRLGNLLALVDMNALQADGPAQGVLRTEPVLEKWQAFGWHAIRVDGNDLGALVDAFDEARSVAQPEGQPQVIICDTKVGSGVELLEQREKAHFMRIEEHEWAICREQLTARYEAAKEAAR
- a CDS encoding transketolase family protein; translated protein: MSTTAAPKLKTSAMIASFADPGQKTAPAPFGHALARAAEQDERIVGLTADLGKYTDMHIFAQAHPDRYFQMGMSEQLLFGAAAGMAEAGLTPFASTYSVFAARRAYDFICLDIAEPNLNVNVVGGLPGLTTGYGPSHQATEDMAIFRGMPNLTIVDPCDSIDIEQAVPQLAASDGPTYLRLLRGKVPTVLDEYDYAFELGKAKVLRGGADVVLVSSGLMTMRALQAAELLAAHKVDVAVVHAPTIKPLDVDTIVAELDTPRLAVTLENHSVVGGLFESVASALVRRGVTRRVVPVGLPDAFLDAGALPTLHDRYGLSKEKVVETVLAELG
- a CDS encoding MFS transporter, coding for MSAPTVSGATPKKDNAVKVSLASMIGTVVESYDFFIYATAAATYFGTVFFATDDPIVGALYSFATLAIGFLFRPIGGYLAGHFGDRIGRKRVLIWSLVVMGVVTTLIGVLPTFATIGIAAPIMLIVLRIIQGVAYGAEWGGAVLMAVEHAPERRRGFFGALPQIGIPGGLLLANGVILATSGLPGDWAWRVPFLLASVMVIIGLFIRLKVAESPAFEAVKEQGEVLKAPALEAIKQDWRSILRVIGLRLAETGGYYVTTSFVVSYVGLAAITDSRNVLVGTLVGSAIGLVSHLAYGAWSDRIGRKKVYLIGSIFTIAFGIPMFLLINTGSLVMIVVAVALSLVLSHDPIFAVESSWFSELFPANRRTSGISLGYNGAAIVAGFLPFIATAVYGAVGWMGPALLFTLLGVISTAVAITARETAPAIVGTAKAEQPILEGVR
- a CDS encoding NAD(P)-dependent oxidoreductase; the protein is MTTATFVGLGAIGTPMSQRIAGAGFAVTGVDPFEAARERAVAAGIDAVASIAEAPTTGAVVVMVATGEQLDALVTQAEQAGVAADRLWIVMSTVGPAAVESAGARLQGLGARVVDAPVTGGVARATTGELIIFASGAQADLDEAAAVLAPLGTVRVVGDALGQGQGIKVVNQHLCSVHIVAAAEALDLGRRLGLDPAAVLDLVAGGAAGSWMLSDRGPRMLEDDPQVTSTIGIFVKDSGLVAEAAEAAGAEVPVLAAARERYLAAADAGLDRADDSQVIRTYQTPSQH